Genomic DNA from Cupriavidus pauculus:
GCCGCCTGATTCTTTGCGCGCGGGACTTCTCGAAACTATCGCCGCATGCCGTGCTACTGGCGCGAGAGCTGATGGCACCGACCGTCTGAGGGCTTGCGGATCGTGCGATGTGCGCGTCACCGTCGGTGATTCGTCACCGCTTCCAGGCACATTCCATCAGAACTTCGGGCGACTGGGCGGTTCGGGTCATGGTTGCCGGGCGCCGCGAAGAACTGGATGCCATAGCGCTCGCTGTATTGATCGAGCACCTTCTTGAGGCCGCGCATATGCACGGGCTGGCCGTCGTCGGAAAAGTCGCCGGGCAGCGCGATATTGGCGGTATCAGGGCAGCGCCATGCCGAACTGCACGAACGGATGGTACGTGTTCGCGTTCATGATCAACGCGTAAATCGGCCCGTTCCTGACCAGCACGCCCGCGTCGCCGGCCTGGAACAGCGCGACATCGCCGGACGGGTCCGCGGCGTTGAAGGCCTGCAGGGCGCCGAGGTTGACCTTGCCCGGCGTGGGCTGCGCATAGTCGAGCGTGAACGACGGCGTCGTGGCGGTCGTGGCCGCGCCGGCCTGCGTGCCGCCCGTGCCGCTGAACAGGCTGGCCACGTACGTGGCCGCGGGTGCGCGCGTGCCCGTCCCTTCCACGCAGTTGCCCATATCGGGAAGGAAGTAGGTGCCGTTGTAGGTGCCGGGGAGGTCGGGATGATCGACGGTGGCGTCGAATACGCCGGTCGATACCGCCGGCGCGCCGCTCGAACCGTCGTAGGTCACCTTTCCACAGAGGGCCGCGGACGTGACGCCAACGAATGTTCCATCGAATGCGTTCGGCTGCAACGCCGTGGCGGGCGCGAGCAGCGACAGCCCGACCTGGGCGTCGGCGATCGTGTTGAGGAGGTCGCTAGCCTGGGCGGGAATGAACGAGTAGCCGATGCGGACGATCACCGGAATGCGCTGGGTGCCGACCTTGCCGACGATCATGATGCCGTGTGCCTGCGTCGGCGACAGCAGGACGATCGGCTGCGCGATGCCGACCGACGCGTAGGGCGACCCGGACGACCTCGAGCGGCTGATGAACACGTTGTCCTGCGTCAGGTCCGCATTCTGGCGGCGCGTCCACGGCGTACCCGTCGTGCTGCACGAGTACCCGGTGCCCTCCGCCGTGCAGCTACCGTCCGCATTGAGCGTTTCGGTCCAGTTCGCGGGTTCGGGCCCCCAGCCCTGCGGGCGCGCGGTCTGGTAGCTCGTGCCCGTTGGCGACATATACATGCCGACCTCGTGGTAACGGCCCGCTACCTGCGACAGGTCCGTTTCCGTCTGGGCAAACCCGATGAACGGGAAGCTGTCGAACGTGCGTCCCGGCACCGCGCCGAGGTTACCGAGCAATGCCACGCCGTCGTACTGGATCGTCGCGCCGGGCGTACCGCCGGTCACCGCGTCGAAGCCCGCGAACAGCATCGGCGGGTTGGCCGGATTGATCGTGACCGCATAGCTGGCGTCGGCGGTCTGGCCGTCCTGCAGCACGAATGCACAGCGGTTCTGTTCGGCGGTCGGCAATGTCGTCGGATGCGTGAAGCTGCCTTCGATCGTCAGGCCCGTGCGTGTCTGGTTGACTTGTCCGGCAGCCGTCGGCACCGCGGACGCGACGAACGTCATGCGATACCGCCGCGTCGTCGTATCGAAGCCGATCTTGATGTATTCGCCGCCGGAGGAGGCACCGGTGAACGTGGTGCCGTAGTCGAGCGATGCGGCGCACAACGGTGTAACCGGTGTCTCCGGCGTGACGGGATCAGTGACCGGCGGCACGGGATTCGTGGCGGGCGGCGGTGTCGTGGCCACCGGCGCCGCCTGTGCCGGCGGATCGTCGCTTCCGCAACCGCTCAAGGCGGCCAGCAGCGGCAGTGCCAGCAAGATGCCACGCGTGGACGTGGCAAGACCCGGATGTGTCCATCCCGTTTTTTTCATTTTTGATTTCCCCGGTACCCCAAATCGAACAATCCGCGGCTCGCTCTGATGATTTGTCTGGCGAGTCTTGCGCGACTATAGCATTGCCGTGGTCTACCGCAGCAGCATCCACGCGCCAATGGCGAGTGCGATCCACATGCCCACGACCAGTGCAATGCCCCAATAGCTCGTCGGTCTGGCGCGTTGTGCATCGAGCCATGCTTCCGCCTGCAAGCGGGAAGCGGCGAGCACCTCCGCGGGGATCAGGCGGATGGCCAGCCAGATGAGTCCCGGCAGCAGCAACACATCGTCGAGATAGCCGAGCACCGGAATGAAGTCGGGGACGAGGTCGATCGGGCTCAGCGCGTAGGCCACCACGACCATGCACAGGGCCTTCGTCAGGAACGGCGTGTCCGGATGCCGGCAGGCGAAATATAGCGTCACGCCGTCGCGCTTGATGCGTCGCGCCCATTGGCGGAGATCGTCGGTCAGCGGCATGGATCCGGGTGGTGAGATTGGGTGAAGAGCCGGCGTGGAGAGACGCGTCATTGTAGACAGGGAATCCGGCTCGGCTAGAATGCCCGCATGACGCAAATCATTGTCTTCCACTGCTGAGTCGCGTGCGCCCTGATGTCGGGGTGCTTCAGGCGATTGCCCTGGGTGCCGGGCTTCGGTCCGGCTGACCGACTGCACCCGCGTTCGCGATGAACGCCGCGGTGCTTATGGAAGATTTGCGTCATGCACTCACCTACCCTTCTCGTCAGCGGTATCTCGGGCCAGCTCGCCCAGCTTGTCATGGCGTCCTTGCTCGGACATCCCTCTCTCGTCGGCACCACGCGTGCGCCCGAACGGCATCGACATCTGGCCTCGCATGGCGTCGATGTCCGGTACGCGGACTTCGACCAGCCAGCATCGACGACCCACGCATTCGAGGGCGCCGACCGGTTGCTGCTCGTCAGCACCGGCGCCGAACACTGCGGACCGCGCCGCGTGGCGCAGCACCGTCACGCGATTTCGGCGGCGGGCGAGGCTGGCGTCGAGCGTCTGGTCTACACGTCGCTATTGAACGCCGACACGTCCCCGCTCGGCCCCATCGCCAGCGATCACGCGGCGACCGAAGCGATGCTGCGCGAAAGCGGCCTCCGTCACGTCGTGTTGCGCAACGCGTTCTACATGGACATGCTGTTGATGTCGCTGCAACGAGCGATTGCCACGGGCGAGTGGATCTCGGCTGCGGGCCAGGGGCGTGTCGCATACGTGACGCGCGGGAACTGCGCCATGGCGGCGGCCGCCGCGCTGCGTTCAGACGTGGGGCAGGACATGACGCACCATCGGCGCGTGGACATCACGGGTCCGGACGCGCTGAGCGGCGAGGACGTAGTCGCCATTGCCAACGCGGTACTGGGGACCCGGATCCGGTTCGTCCCGGTGACAAAGGAGGAAGCCGCAAGCCGGTTATCCGCAAGCGGCATGCCGCCTCCCATGGCGGCGCTGCTGGCTTATATCGACACGTGCGTGGCGCAGGGCGCGATGGCGCCCGCGAGCGACGATTACCTGCAGCTGACAGGCGAGCGCGCAACGTCCGTGGAGGCGTTTCTGATCGCGCATCGCGACACGTTGCTCAACGCAGCATCAACCTGACGGTCTCGGCAGCCGCACGCGCGACCGCGACAAGCCTGGCCTCGCCCATGCCCTCGCGTGCGCCTGCCGACAACCCCGACATCACGAGCGCCACATAATCGGTGACGGCACCGGCCTGCTTTGAATGTGTCGTCGCGATATAGCGCCGCACCTGCGCGCGCCTGGCTTCCGCGACTCGCCTCGCCAGCGTGGCGCTTTCGCTGTCGTCGTTGCCGCGTGCCGATTCGAGCACCAGACAGCCGCGGCGGCCCGGGTCCCGCGAGTAGCGCCGTGCCGCGCGCTCGAGCAGGTCGGCGATCGCTTCGGCGGGCTCTCGGCCGGGACGCAGGACATCGGCCAGCACGAGCTCCGTGCGCGCATAGCGTTCGAGCACGCGCTCGAAGAACGTGGCCTTGCTGCCAAAGGCCGTGTAGAAGCTCGGCGGCTTGATGCCGAGCGCCTCCGTCAGTGCGCTCAACCCCACGGCGTCGTAGCCTGCGGCATGGAACAGGCGCTGCCCTTCGGCCAATGCCGCATCCGGATCGAAGCTGCGGGGACGACCGCGGGCCGGCTTCTCGGTTAATAGTTTAGTGCTCACTATAGAAATCTCTTGCGACCGTATGCAACGAAATATATAGTGATCGCTACATTAATTCAAGGACACCGCCATGGAAGCACGCAACATGGAAATCGGAATGATCGGCCTCGGCGCGATGGGCCAGGCCATGGCACGCAATCTCGTGCGAGCCGGCCATCGCGTCAAGGCGTGGAACCGGTCGGGGGGATCGATCGACGGCGTGACGATGGTCGCGTCGCCCGAAGAAGCGTTTCAGGGCGATGCGGTGCTGACCATGCTGTCCGACGACGACGTCATCCGCTCCGTGCTGCTGGACTCCGCCGTGCTGAGCCGCGCCCGGCCCGGCGTCGTCCATATCGTCATGGCCACGATCTCGGTGAGCTTTGCGCGCGAGCTCGTCGCGCAACACGCGGCGAACGGCGTGGCCTATATCTCCGCCCCGGTACTGGGCCGCCCCGACGTGGCCGCGGCCGGCGAACTCAACGTGCTGGCCGCCGGCGCGCCGCAAGCCATGGAGAAGGTCCGCCCGCTATTCGATGCGATCAGCAAGCGCGTATGGGACATGGGCGCCGAACCGCCCACTGCTAACGCGGCCAAGGTGGCCTGCAACATGATGATCGCGATGGCCATCGAAGCGATGGCCGAGGCGGTCGTGCTGACGGAATCGAACGGCCTGCCCCGCGCGCAGTTCTTCGACCTGATCCTGAACACGCTGTTCGGCAGCCGTTCGTATCAGGTGTACTCGGCCAATATCGCGGGCAACCACTACGACCCGGGCTTCAAGGCTTCCCTTGGCCTCAAAGACCTGCGCCTGGCCTCGGAAGCCGCGGCAGACACGGGTCGCACGCTACCGATGCTGGCCGCCGTCCACGACCGCATGGCGGAAACCGTGGC
This window encodes:
- a CDS encoding DUF2957 domain-containing protein — protein: MKKTGWTHPGLATSTRGILLALPLLAALSGCGSDDPPAQAAPVATTPPPATNPVPPVTDPVTPETPVTPLCAASLDYGTTFTGASSGGEYIKIGFDTTTRRYRMTFVASAVPTAAGQVNQTRTGLTIEGSFTHPTTLPTAEQNRCAFVLQDGQTADASYAVTINPANPPMLFAGFDAVTGGTPGATIQYDGVALLGNLGAVPGRTFDSFPFIGFAQTETDLSQVAGRYHEVGMYMSPTGTSYQTARPQGWGPEPANWTETLNADGSCTAEGTGYSCSTTGTPWTRRQNADLTQDNVFISRSRSSGSPYASVGIAQPIVLLSPTQAHGIMIVGKVGTQRIPVIVRIGYSFIPAQASDLLNTIADAQVGLSLLAPATALQPNAFDGTFVGVTSAALCGKVTYDGSSGAPAVSTGVFDATVDHPDLPGTYNGTYFLPDMGNCVEGTGTRAPAATYVASLFSGTGGTQAGAATTATTPSFTLDYAQPTPGKVNLGALQAFNAADPSGDVALFQAGDAGVLVRNGPIYALIMNANTYHPFVQFGMALP
- a CDS encoding YkvA family protein produces the protein MPLTDDLRQWARRIKRDGVTLYFACRHPDTPFLTKALCMVVVAYALSPIDLVPDFIPVLGYLDDVLLLPGLIWLAIRLIPAEVLAASRLQAEAWLDAQRARPTSYWGIALVVGMWIALAIGAWMLLR
- a CDS encoding NAD(P)H-binding protein translates to MHSPTLLVSGISGQLAQLVMASLLGHPSLVGTTRAPERHRHLASHGVDVRYADFDQPASTTHAFEGADRLLLVSTGAEHCGPRRVAQHRHAISAAGEAGVERLVYTSLLNADTSPLGPIASDHAATEAMLRESGLRHVVLRNAFYMDMLLMSLQRAIATGEWISAAGQGRVAYVTRGNCAMAAAAALRSDVGQDMTHHRRVDITGPDALSGEDVVAIANAVLGTRIRFVPVTKEEAASRLSASGMPPPMAALLAYIDTCVAQGAMAPASDDYLQLTGERATSVEAFLIAHRDTLLNAAST
- a CDS encoding TetR/AcrR family transcriptional regulator — encoded protein: MSTKLLTEKPARGRPRSFDPDAALAEGQRLFHAAGYDAVGLSALTEALGIKPPSFYTAFGSKATFFERVLERYARTELVLADVLRPGREPAEAIADLLERAARRYSRDPGRRGCLVLESARGNDDSESATLARRVAEARRAQVRRYIATTHSKQAGAVTDYVALVMSGLSAGAREGMGEARLVAVARAAAETVRLMLR
- a CDS encoding NAD(P)-dependent oxidoreductase, which codes for MEIGMIGLGAMGQAMARNLVRAGHRVKAWNRSGGSIDGVTMVASPEEAFQGDAVLTMLSDDDVIRSVLLDSAVLSRARPGVVHIVMATISVSFARELVAQHAANGVAYISAPVLGRPDVAAAGELNVLAAGAPQAMEKVRPLFDAISKRVWDMGAEPPTANAAKVACNMMIAMAIEAMAEAVVLTESNGLPRAQFFDLILNTLFGSRSYQVYSANIAGNHYDPGFKASLGLKDLRLASEAAADTGRTLPMLAAVHDRMAETVAAGMGSRDWSAMADLTIGTR